In Arachis stenosperma cultivar V10309 chromosome 1, arast.V10309.gnm1.PFL2, whole genome shotgun sequence, one DNA window encodes the following:
- the LOC130971969 gene encoding peroxidase 16-like, with translation MGGCNRIIVLLSLLLVAAVSRSSAQPLRRNFYSQTCPNVEQLVRSAVANKFQQTFVTAPATLRLFFHDCLVRGCDASILIQSPNNKAEKDHPDDISLAGDGFDTVVKAKAAVDSNPQCRNKVSCADILALATRDVVNLAGGPFYNVELGRRDGRISTIASVQRHLPHPENNLDQLTSFFTSNGLSQTDLVALSGAHTIGFSHCGKFSNRIYNFSPRNRIDPSLNLQYAFQLRQMCPLKVDPRIAINMDPVTPQKFDNQYFKNLQQGKGLFTSDQVLFTDPRTKSTVNLFASNEAVFNNAFINAITKLGRVGVLTGNQGEIRIDCTRPN, from the exons ATGGGAGGTTGTAATAGAATAATTGTATTGTTGTCATTGCTTCTTGTGGCAGCAGTTTCCAGAAGCTCAGCTCAACCACTGAGGCGTAACTTCTACAGCCAAACATGCCCCAATGTTGAGCAGTTGGTCCGCTCCGCCGTCGCGAATAAGTTCCAGCAAACCTTTGTTACTGCTCCGGCCACCCTTAGACTCTTCTTCCATGATTGCCTTGTCAGG GGTTGTGATGCATCGATTTTGATACAATCTCCAAATAACAAAGCAGAGAAAGACCATCCAGATGATATATCACTAGCTGGTGATGGATTTGACACAGTGGTTAAAGCCAAGGCTGCAGTTGATAGCAACCCTCAGTGCCGTAACAAAGTGTCTTGTGCTGATATTCTTGCTCTTGCTACTAGGGATGTTGTCAACTTGGCAGGGGGTCCATTTTACAATGTGGAATTGGGAAGGCGTGATGGAAGAATCTCTACCATAGCCAGTGTTCAACGCCATCTTCCTCATCCTGAAAACAATTTGGATCAGCTCACTTCCTTCTTTACCTCTAATGGCCTCTCTCAGACTGATTTGGTTGCATTGTCAG GAGCACATACAATTGGATTCTCTCACTGTGGGAAGTTCTCAAATAGGATATACAATTTCAGCCCAAGAAACAGAATTGACCCATCATTGAATCTACAATATGCATTCCAGCTTAGACAAATGTGTCCACTGAAAGTTGATCCAAGAATTGCCATAAACATGGACCCAGTCACACCCCAAAAGTTTGACAACCAATACTTCAAGAACTTGCAGCAAGGAAAGGGTCTCTTCACCTCTGATCAGGTGCTCTTCACAGATCCAAGGACTAAGTCAACGGTCAACTTGTTTGCATCAAATGAAGCAGTATTTAACAATGCCTTTATTAATGCCATCACTAAGTTGGGTAGGGTTGGTGTCTTAACTGGTAATCAAGGTGAAATTAGGATTGATTGCACCAGGCCCAACTAA
- the LOC130962706 gene encoding uncharacterized protein LOC130962706, which yields MGTKVEYSVNLLATSLDSNKLRVGGVDVWEHYQNKVLTNYNLLIKTRISSKVQDPIMDRMLERNNIEYIKRTMQMHEAIFKQQVRELHRLYSVQKMLMDELRKEIRQQKLLTPLLNGIDERHPHFIEQQQHLVAQASYGLDFHVHQNLMREEAAGSSRGFDLERPACEEEVFMGGEAGPSNHGGCDNEEMEVDLTLSIGGSSSSSSHVKKHDHVAHLACSQDSSPNGKSRIVGECNDPTTPLSSTTVTFTQTQGRNKGPHWLSQGLN from the exons ATGGGAACCAAAGTTGAATATTCAGTAAATCTTCTAGCAACATCATTAGACAGCAACAAGTTGAGAGTGGGTGGAGTGGATGTCTGGGAGCATTATCAGAACAAAGTGCTGACCAATTATAACCTTCTCATCAAGACTAGAATCAGTTCCAAAGTGCAAGATCCAATAATGGATAGGATGCTTGAAAGAAACAACATTGAATACATCAAAAGGACAATGCAGATGCATGAGGCCATCTTCAAACAGCAG GTAAGAGAACTGCACAGGCTGTACAGTGTGCAAAAGATGCTGATGGATGAGCTCAGAAAGGAAATAAGACAACAGAAACTTCTAACTCCATTATTAAATGGCATAGATGAAAGGCATCCTCATTTCAttgaacaacaacaacatctAGTGGCACAAGCCTCATATGGACTAGATTTCCATGTTCATCAAAATTTGATGAGAGAGGAAGCTGCAGGCTCAAGTAGAGGTTTTGATCTTGAAAGGCCTGCTTGTGAGGAAGAAGTATTTATGGGAGGTGAGGCAGGTCCTAGCAACCATGGTGGTTGTGATAATGAAGAAATGGAAGTGGATTTGACACTAAGTATAGGaggtagtagtagtagtagtagccATGTTAAGAAACATGATCATGTGGCTCATTTAGCATGCTCACAAGACTCATCACCAAATGGGAAAAGTAGAATAGTAGGAGAATGCAATGACCCCACCACTCCTCTGAGCAGTACCACTGTGACATTTACACAAACACAAGGAAGGAATAAGGGACCACATTGGCTTTCTCAAGGCTTAAATTAA